The genomic region TGTACTTACGTGGACTGTCCCAAGGATCATGCGGACCGACAAAACTGACAGCACAGAAAAAAGGTTTGCCAACATCTACGGCTTCAAGATATTCCATTGCTTTGTCCGCCGGATAGACATCTGGGTTGAGATGTTCCGGTAGGATTGACGGAGTATCCCGCCGATGTTTGTTGTCATATCTTTTCTTTTAAGTTACTTTCATAATCATTGACGAGCCTTGCTTTTTCAATTTCCTGATGGAGGTATGATTTAAGCTTACATAGAGTCCTAGGCCCTGGAATTTCGTCTATGACATCGATACCGAGCTCATGTTGGTAGCCTTCCATGTTCCTCTTGTCAGGATATGCACCATTGTAGCTGTAGTCATGCGTCTTCCCGAAGGTACTTGTTTCATAGCCGACTGTCTGCAACTGCCGTATCCAGTTCCCAAGTCCGAGATTGACGATAAGAGGTGAATTGTCCATGATGCCCAGTTGTCTGGGATAGAGTCCTGAGACTCATGTTGATTTCCTAGGCCAGTTTTTCCTTTGTAATGGGAATTCTATATTTTCTTTTGGAGTTGATATCATTTCCATAGGTAAGGAACAGGTAGTTGAGTAGGATATGCCTGTTCGTATATGCCCCGCTGTTGCCCATTGAGGAAATGGATGGATACATTCGCTTTGCAAAATAGGTCACGGCTGTCTTGTATGCACTGAAGTCATTCTCAACCCACTGCCTGAAATCTGATTTTGTCATTCGTAGAAAAACTGATGGCTTTGTTGTTTCTACCGTGGAGGTTGCATACTTTTCTTCTGCAAAAAATTCCAATAGACCTGTAAATCCGGGAGCTTGCGTTACTGCAAAAGAAAAACTTCTGCCATTTTCATACTCATTCAGTACCTGTATCTCTCCTTCAAGCAGTATGTATATGTATTTGTTTTCCATTCCCTTCTGAATTACGGTTTCATTTGCAGGCAACGAAAGGAGTTCTCTTAGTTCTGCTATATCGGCAGGTAGCTGTTTGAACAGGTCTCGGCACCATTGTTTTTTTTTCGATGTATTGCTCAATCTGAATCATGTGTCAATTATAGAAATTGTATGGCACAAAACAATGTCAAATGGCAGATTATCAATATTGTTTGCTGAAATATCTGATTTGTGCATTATTTTTCTTATATATAAAGGACTAACGATTCTTTTTTATAGTTTTTTGGTTGAAGATATTTCTGTTTTTGCTACTTTATTGCCTTTACCTATGGCAGTGTTTGGCAGTTTTTTGTTTCAGGAATGTTTCCGTGAAGATTGTCTGTAGACCATACGAGTGCGACTGAAGAAAGTAGAGAAAGGGACATAAAAAGACTCCCTACGCATGTAAGGAGCCTTAAGCGAGAGCGACGGGTATCGAACCCGCGATCTTCGGCGTGACAGGCCGACGCGATAACCAGCTTCGCTACGCCCTCGAACTTGTGTTAACATATCTGAAAGAAGTCCTGCTGTCAATACCCTTTTTAAAAGTCGTTGATAAATCGTCTGTCACATGGCAAGGAAAGTGGATTTTGTCTAGGGCTGTGCTGTTTTCTGGTTTTTCCTACTGACGATTTCTAAGCATTCTCATTGCATTGAGGATTGCCAGCATGCTTACTCCGACATCTGCAAAGACTGCCATCCACATGGTAGCTAGCCCAAATGCACCAAGGATCAGTATGGCTATTTTTACTGTCAGGGCAAATACAATATTCTGTCTTGCAATTCTTACAGTCTTGCGGGAAATCCTGATTGCCTGAGGAAGCGTTGCAAGGTCTTCACCCATGACAACCATATCACTTGCTTCAATTGCAGCATCACTGCCCAGTGCTCCCATGGCAATGCCTACATCGGCGGTAGCGATTACCGGAGCGTCATTCATTCCATCTCCGATGAATGCTACGGTGCCGCCTTGCTGCTTGATCTTGACAACCTCAGCTACCTTTCCTTGAGGAAGCAGCTGTGCCTTCGCCTCATTGATGCCGACTTCTGCTGCAACTTTGTCTGTATTGGCCTGACTGTCTCCGCTGAGCAGGTAGGTACGTCTGATCCCCAATCGCTTGAGTGCCTGGATGACCTGATCAGTATCTTTCCTCAATATGTCTCCGATTCCTACAGTACCTAGGTACGTACCCTCAGCGGCTACGTGTATGAGTGTTGCTACGGAAGCCATCGGTGCGATTTCATCGTAAGGAAGAGCTACCTGCAGTTGCTTCATGAATTTTTCATTGCCCACCTGGATGAGTCTGCCATCGATTTTTGCTTCCAACCCCATACCTGCGAATTCTTTTGTTCCTGAAAGATGCCGTTGTGCTTCCAGGTCAGTGGTCAGTGAATAATGTCTGTCCTTTCTGATTGTTTGCTGGTTTGCTTCCCATTCTCCTATGATGGATCTTGCAATAGGATGGTTGGACTTGCTTTCTGAAAGTGCAGTGAGCCAGAGCAAGTCTTCTCTACTTGTGTTTTTTGCCGTATATATGCCGATCAATGAAAAACTACCTTTTGTAATGGTTCCTGTTTTGTCAAATGCTACGTAAGTGACTTTTGCGAGCTTGTCCATGAAGCTTGATCCCTTGACCAGTATGCCTTTCTTTGCCAGAGCACCTATACCGGCAAAAAATGTCAACGGTACCGAAATGACCAGGGCACAGGGACATGATACGACGAGAAAGACAAGTGACCGGTAGATCCAGGTATCCAGTGGCTTTCCGAGCAAAAGGACAGGTATTGCAGTGAGGGCAATTGCCGAAAAGACGACAATCGGAGTATATACCTTTGCAAAGCTGCTTATGAATGTTTCGCTTTTTGATTTTTGCTTCCTGGCTTGTTCGACAAGCTGAAGTATCCTGCTGCTTGTTGATTGGCTGAATGATTTCACAGTCTTTGC from Spirochaetia bacterium harbors:
- a CDS encoding heavy metal translocating P-type ATPase; this encodes MKKKPNIQTRLVASSILFTLGFLLNQKFFIIAYLISGYDVLWKAIKGMKKIDFMDEIFLMSIASLGAFALGQMAEGTAVMLFYQLGEYLEHRAMHRSNQSIDALRKMVSDKATVYRNGKVLSVAPATVLIGELLEIKPGERVPIDCLVEEGKSSVDTSSLTGEAMPMQAIPGTELLSGMINNDGLIKAKTVKSFSQSTSSRILQLVEQARKQKSKSETFISSFAKVYTPIVVFSAIALTAIPVLLLGKPLDTWIYRSLVFLVVSCPCALVISVPLTFFAGIGALAKKGILVKGSSFMDKLAKVTYVAFDKTGTITKGSFSLIGIYTAKNTSREDLLWLTALSESKSNHPIARSIIGEWEANQQTIRKDRHYSLTTDLEAQRHLSGTKEFAGMGLEAKIDGRLIQVGNEKFMKQLQVALPYDEIAPMASVATLIHVAAEGTYLGTVGIGDILRKDTDQVIQALKRLGIRRTYLLSGDSQANTDKVAAEVGINEAKAQLLPQGKVAEVVKIKQQGGTVAFIGDGMNDAPVIATADVGIAMGALGSDAAIEASDMVVMGEDLATLPQAIRISRKTVRIARQNIVFALTVKIAILILGAFGLATMWMAVFADVGVSMLAILNAMRMLRNRQ
- a CDS encoding cyclic nucleotide-binding domain-containing protein produces the protein MSNTSKKKQWCRDLFKQLPADIAELRELLSLPANETVIQKGMENKYIYILLEGEIQVLNEYENGRSFSFAVTQAPGFTGLLEFFAEEKYATSTVETTKPSVFLRMTKSDFRQWVENDFSAYKTAVTYFAKRMYPSISSMGNSGAYTNRHILLNYLFLTYGNDINSKRKYRIPITKEKLA